A stretch of Mytilus edulis chromosome 11, xbMytEdul2.2, whole genome shotgun sequence DNA encodes these proteins:
- the LOC139495721 gene encoding orexin receptor type 2-like, producing MDVEAWNSDLMEDMLPKTIFLICCMVIGLFGNGFTLLIYCVKMKMSDERYFIPVLATVDLFAATICPILGVMESRMIVTFNNASVCKIFWAAASFLTLMSVFVLAVIAIQRYLKVCGSVGSTMNIFWRRISLMICIVLSAAFAAPMIILHSAVEITNVEKNLTGFQCARTNEEDETVVIIYGVILVLTILIIMTLLVVIYSKIALKLYRHYKSIEKHGNSMWIRQSDDHEMHTSDTLVTGSSDEHGSSKDYGLQEKEFKPQKIPKTKVDKDSKKTNITHKLTTMFMVITMFFILCYVPKVILLVMEGLYDGFWENMSDNLRHVLTLVNEIYIINNIINPFIYAFMDSRFQNESKNLFHCIKI from the coding sequence ATGGATGTTGAAGCTTGGAACTCCGATCTTATGGAAGATATGCTACCgaaaacaatatttttgataTGCTGCATGGTGATTGGATTATTTGGAAATGGTTTCACCCTTCTTATCTATTGCGTGAAAATGAAAATGTCTGATGAAAGATATTTTATTCCAGTATTAGCTACGGTAGATCTTTTTGCAGCAACCATATGTCCTATTCTAGGAGTTATGGAAAGTAGAATGATCGTGACCTTTAATAATGCATCTGTCTGTAAAATATTTTGGGCAGCTGCATCCTTTTTGACGTTGATGTCCGTCTTTGTTCTAGCTGTTATAGCCATTCAACGGTATTTAAAAGTGTGTGGTTCCGTCGGTTCTACTATGAATATTTTCTGGAGAAGAATATCACTTATGATCTGTATAGTATTATCTGCAGCGTTTGCAGCGCCAATGATTATACTCCATAGCGCTGTGGAAATCACAAACGTAGAAAAGAACTTAACAGGGTTCCAATGCGCAAGGACGAATGAAGAAGACGAAACTGTAGTAATTATCTATGGAGTAATATTAGTATTGACTATACTAATTATTATGACACTTCTTGTAGTCATATACTCGAAAATTGCGTTGAAATTGTACCGCCATTATAAAAGTATTGAAAAACATGGAAATTCAATGTGGATAAGGCAAAGCGATGACCACGAAATGCATACTAGTGATACCCTAGTGACAGGATCTAGCGATGAACACGGTTCTTCCAAGGACTATGGTTTGCAAGAAAAGGAATTTAAACCACAAAAGATTCCAAAAACAAAAGTTGACAAAGATAGcaaaaagacaaatataacaCACAAATTGACAACAATGTTTATGGTTATAactatgttttttattttgtgttatgtTCCAAAAGTTATATTGCTTGTTATGGAAGGGCTTTATGATGGATTCTGGGAAAATATGTCGGACAACCTACGACATGTTTTGACTTTGGTGAATGAAATTTATATAATCAACAATATAATTAATCCTTTTATCTATGCTTTTATGGATAGTCGTTTTCAGAATGAGAGTAAGAATTTATTTCATTGCATTAAAATATGA